The following coding sequences are from one Megamonas funiformis window:
- a CDS encoding S-layer homology domain-containing protein, which yields MLLKKNKALAISMGIFLGLTGTSFAQSTSDADKVSSENKVSVTDNENINANVDSFSDVPKGHWAYEALDYLAQHGVIEGYKDGTFQGNRTMTRYEMASIVANAMKSDKGDIGDKAVLNQLKEEFSEDLKQMQSQIDKNTSDISKLKEDAERFKISGFGRVSWDNDNIKGYNDQNDNNRFYLDLKGKFKVNDNWNFNFESETNQRYTRFVNSNGDVQYHEGHGDEDGVIQRIWAEGNIDKLHVDVGRRWRGLGFQNVLLGNETDGIVLDYPLDNNGLKALAFYQKPTDAGYDFAMYGLGVQGPVSDNLQINLAYAQLDIDKNESPGYDPYNGNAPLVNTFGSHGLVLSAMWNPMKNITLIGDYVLTNAEKERVAEWASDGTQHIFDIDENTSKSIRLNYRWTNLNDPGSFQLYTRWFDYGRHGNIMGDEEWGLLKPGSKGWVFGFKYIPAKNIEWETMYEIADMYSGIYGEKDQQYKRDFIRTQVDFYF from the coding sequence ATGCTATTAAAGAAAAATAAAGCGTTAGCTATTTCTATGGGAATATTTTTAGGATTAACAGGTACATCTTTTGCGCAATCAACATCTGATGCAGATAAAGTTTCTTCAGAAAATAAAGTTAGTGTTACTGATAATGAAAATATAAATGCAAATGTAGATAGTTTTAGTGATGTTCCTAAAGGTCATTGGGCTTATGAAGCACTTGATTATTTAGCTCAACATGGTGTCATTGAAGGTTATAAAGATGGAACATTTCAGGGAAATCGAACAATGACACGTTATGAAATGGCAAGTATAGTGGCTAATGCTATGAAATCAGATAAAGGAGATATAGGAGATAAAGCTGTATTAAATCAATTAAAAGAAGAATTTAGCGAAGATTTGAAGCAAATGCAATCACAAATTGATAAAAATACATCCGATATTTCCAAATTAAAAGAAGACGCAGAACGTTTTAAAATTAGTGGTTTTGGTAGAGTATCTTGGGATAATGACAATATCAAAGGTTATAATGACCAAAATGATAATAATCGTTTTTATCTTGATTTAAAAGGTAAATTTAAGGTTAATGATAATTGGAATTTTAATTTTGAAAGCGAAACAAATCAGCGTTATACCAGATTTGTTAATTCCAACGGCGATGTACAATATCATGAAGGTCATGGTGATGAGGACGGTGTAATTCAGCGTATTTGGGCAGAAGGTAATATTGATAAATTGCATGTTGATGTAGGGCGCAGATGGCGCGGTTTAGGTTTTCAAAATGTATTATTGGGTAATGAAACAGACGGTATCGTGCTTGATTATCCTTTAGATAATAACGGTTTAAAAGCATTAGCATTTTATCAAAAACCAACTGATGCAGGTTATGATTTTGCTATGTATGGATTAGGCGTACAAGGCCCTGTTTCTGATAATTTACAAATTAATTTAGCATATGCCCAACTAGATATTGATAAAAATGAATCTCCAGGATATGACCCATATAATGGAAATGCTCCGTTAGTAAATACTTTTGGTTCACATGGATTGGTATTGAGTGCAATGTGGAATCCGATGAAAAATATCACACTTATTGGTGATTATGTGCTTACAAATGCTGAAAAAGAACGTGTAGCTGAATGGGCTTCAGATGGAACGCAACATATTTTTGATATTGATGAAAATACAAGTAAATCTATTCGTTTGAATTATCGTTGGACTAACTTAAATGATCCAGGCTCTTTCCAACTTTATACGCGCTGGTTTGACTATGGTCGTCATGGAAATATTATGGGTGATGAAGAATGGGGCTTATTGAAACCAGGCTCTAAAGGATGGGTATTTGGTTTTAAATATATACCAGCCAAAAATATAGAATGGGAAACAATGTATGAAATTGCTGATATGTATAGTGGTATTTATGGAGAAAAAGATCAGCAATATAAACGTGATTTCATTCGTACACAAGTAGATTTCTATTTTTGA
- a CDS encoding PTS sugar transporter subunit IIB — MKKIVLLCASGMSTSMLVKKMQEAAKAENYDCEIAAYSAAEAVEKASDADVVLLGPQIRFSKDKIAKELPGVPVDAIEMRMYGRMDGKGALAFAKSLMKD; from the coding sequence ATGAAAAAGATTGTTTTATTATGTGCATCTGGTATGTCTACAAGTATGTTAGTAAAAAAAATGCAGGAAGCAGCAAAAGCTGAAAATTATGATTGTGAAATAGCTGCCTATTCAGCAGCAGAAGCAGTGGAAAAAGCTTCAGATGCTGATGTAGTATTACTTGGTCCACAAATTCGTTTTTCTAAAGACAAAATTGCAAAAGAATTACCAGGTGTACCTGTTGATGCTATTGAAATGCGTATGTATGGTCGTATGGATGGTAAAGGTGCTTTAGCATTTGCTAAAAGTTTAATGAAAGACTAA
- a CDS encoding PTS lactose/cellobiose transporter subunit IIA, translating to MEGLELIAFEIISSVGTARSCYIEAISEAKKGNYEKAEELIVEGEKVFIEGHDKHNELLQKEASGDNVVNLLILHAEDQLMSAEGFKIIAQEFIDVYRKINVK from the coding sequence ATGGAAGGTTTAGAATTAATAGCATTCGAGATTATTTCTTCTGTGGGAACAGCACGTAGTTGTTATATAGAAGCAATTAGTGAAGCTAAAAAAGGCAATTATGAAAAAGCAGAAGAATTAATTGTCGAAGGTGAAAAAGTATTTATTGAAGGTCATGATAAACACAATGAATTATTGCAAAAAGAAGCATCTGGTGATAATGTAGTCAATTTATTGATTTTACATGCAGAAGACCAATTGATGAGTGCAGAAGGTTTTAAAATTATCGCACAAGAATTTATAGATGTTTATCGTAAAATAAACGTAAAATAA
- a CDS encoding 6-phospho-beta-glucosidase encodes MGFPKGFLWGGAVAAHQLEGGWQEGGKGISVADVMTLGGPNKPREITDGVVPGKIYPNHEAIDFYHHYEEDIALLAKMGFKCFRTSIAWTRIFPNGDEVEANEAGLKFYDDLFDTLHRYGMEPIVTLSHFEMPYNLVTKYGGWRNRKLVDFFVRFAVTVFKRYKDKVKYWMTFNEINNQRDVNTEFTAFTNSGVLYKDGENRYEVLYQVAHHEFVASALAVIEGHKINPDFQIGCMLAMSPVYPATCKPMDQMAALKEMDRTFVFSDVQCRGHYPMYILKEWENKGYNIKIENGDFDILERGKVDYFALSYYMSFVSEYDPEGKEHMGKEVKNPYVKASDWGWQIDPVGLRYMLNVISERYELPMMIVENGIGLHEYPDETGVVQDDTRIKYFSEHIAEMKKAVDEDGVTLMGYCPWGPIDLVSASTGEMEKRYGFIYVDKNNQGKGTLKRVPKKSFYWYQKVIKTNGEDYSIE; translated from the coding sequence ATGGGATTTCCAAAAGGTTTTTTATGGGGTGGCGCAGTAGCTGCCCACCAACTTGAAGGCGGTTGGCAAGAAGGCGGAAAAGGAATTAGCGTAGCTGATGTAATGACTTTGGGTGGACCAAATAAACCTAGAGAAATTACAGATGGTGTTGTTCCAGGAAAGATTTATCCAAATCATGAAGCTATAGATTTTTATCATCATTATGAAGAAGATATCGCATTGCTTGCTAAAATGGGATTTAAATGTTTTCGTACAAGTATTGCATGGACACGTATCTTTCCTAATGGTGATGAAGTTGAAGCAAACGAAGCTGGTTTAAAATTTTATGATGATCTTTTTGATACACTTCATCGTTATGGAATGGAACCAATTGTTACTTTATCTCATTTTGAAATGCCATATAATTTAGTAACTAAATATGGCGGATGGCGTAATCGTAAATTAGTAGATTTCTTTGTACGTTTTGCAGTTACTGTTTTTAAACGTTATAAAGATAAAGTTAAATATTGGATGACATTTAATGAAATTAATAATCAAAGAGATGTAAATACTGAATTTACAGCATTTACAAATTCAGGTGTACTTTATAAAGATGGTGAAAATAGATATGAGGTTTTATATCAAGTAGCTCATCATGAATTTGTGGCATCTGCATTAGCTGTTATTGAAGGTCATAAAATTAATCCAGATTTTCAAATTGGTTGTATGTTAGCAATGTCTCCAGTATATCCAGCAACTTGTAAACCAATGGACCAAATGGCAGCATTGAAAGAGATGGATCGTACATTTGTTTTCTCAGATGTACAATGCAGAGGACATTATCCAATGTATATATTAAAAGAATGGGAAAATAAAGGTTATAATATTAAAATTGAAAATGGCGATTTTGATATTTTAGAACGTGGAAAAGTAGATTATTTTGCTTTGTCATATTACATGAGTTTTGTCAGTGAATATGATCCTGAAGGTAAAGAACATATGGGGAAAGAAGTTAAAAATCCATATGTAAAAGCTTCTGATTGGGGTTGGCAAATTGACCCAGTTGGATTACGTTATATGTTAAACGTGATTTCTGAACGTTATGAATTACCAATGATGATTGTTGAAAACGGAATTGGTTTACATGAATATCCAGATGAAACAGGTGTAGTGCAAGATGATACACGCATAAAATATTTCTCTGAACATATTGCTGAGATGAAAAAAGCTGTAGATGAAGATGGTGTTACACTCATGGGATATTGTCCTTGGGGACCTATTGACCTCGTATCAGCAAGTACAGGTGAAATGGAAAAAAGATATGGATTTATTTATGTAGATAAAAATAATCAAGGAAAAGGTACATTAAAACGCGTACCGAAAAAATCTTTTTATTGGTATCAAAAAGTAATTAAAACGAATGGCGAAGATTATTCTATTGAATAA
- the bglS gene encoding beta-glucanase, whose product MSLKKKAIVSTMLMALSITPTVIPNSIVTPSIVMAAPASDVKASEAFEVNFQNGMPKGFEASDGWTNGYMFNVNWHKENVTFDGGNLQLIIDKEKKADKIPYSGGEFRSKDFYGYGKYEVSMKPIKNDGVVSSFFTYTGPSDNNPWDEIDIEFLGKDTTKVQFNYFRDGKGGHEYLYDLGFDASESFHTYGFEWHKDKIIWFVDGKEVYRLEGTTIPVTKAKLMMNAWCGTGVDEWLNAFDDKNLPVKAEYQWIKYTPFTE is encoded by the coding sequence ATGAGTTTAAAGAAAAAAGCTATTGTTAGTACAATGCTTATGGCATTATCCATTACACCAACAGTAATTCCAAATAGTATAGTAACACCATCTATTGTTATGGCAGCACCAGCTAGCGATGTAAAAGCAAGTGAAGCTTTTGAAGTGAATTTCCAAAATGGAATGCCAAAAGGATTTGAGGCTTCTGATGGATGGACAAATGGATATATGTTCAATGTAAATTGGCATAAAGAAAATGTTACATTTGATGGTGGAAACCTTCAATTAATTATTGATAAAGAAAAAAAAGCTGATAAAATACCATATTCTGGTGGAGAATTTCGTAGTAAAGATTTTTACGGTTATGGAAAATATGAAGTATCAATGAAACCAATAAAAAATGATGGTGTAGTATCTTCTTTCTTCACATATACTGGTCCATCTGATAATAATCCATGGGATGAAATTGATATAGAATTTTTAGGAAAAGATACAACAAAAGTTCAATTTAATTATTTCCGTGATGGAAAAGGTGGACATGAATATTTATATGATTTAGGTTTTGATGCATCTGAAAGTTTCCATACTTATGGCTTTGAATGGCATAAAGATAAAATTATTTGGTTTGTTGATGGTAAAGAAGTATATCGTTTGGAAGGAACAACAATTCCGGTAACAAAAGCTAAACTTATGATGAATGCTTGGTGTGGAACAGGTGTAGATGAATGGTTGAATGCATTTGATGATAAAAATTTACCTGTAAAAGCAGAATATCAATGGATAAAATATACTCCATTTACTGAATAA
- a CDS encoding glycoside hydrolase family 9 protein, with protein sequence MYNKKKLSQIILSGLMAVSFSSISLPIEAADMGLHVDQVGYLPNYSKVAMVTDSNDTTFEIIDTKDNKVVFKGNLSEPKYDKISEETLRKADFSSLNVPGTYILKVGNRESYDFVIGDDVYDVPMVQSWRSYTLSRTNTAINDDKVSGLKLEGGHKQDKEARVYFSDKLNNKGDKIDVSGGWYDAGDYGKYITTGALSSAELLLAYEANPDHFTKGQLLFPKGIENNTNMPDVLSEVKFELDWMEKMQREDGSTFHKVSGLTWPGFDISPDTDKQDRYIFSTATSSSAMYGASLAIASRVYEQYDKDYAKNLKQNAEAVWQYLEKNPKPIYRVDEGQENGSGPYNKDTDLEERLWLAAEMFRTTGDAKYESYLKKESKRLTDKPSFFTWDDTLALAQFAYAKSNNADKQLQNKVINALISYADDICTSIKTDGFNCSLKENEYTWASTKNALTKGDILLMAYQIKPKQEYLEGALAQIHYLFGRNSLDKSFMTGVGDNPPLHPHNRIHESTGAYVSGLVVGGPNHVIGGDPDQTEYLNSGNIPIAKSYLDVVSSWSTNEYAIDYISSAVYALSWFAEPDSVKVEDLKYNK encoded by the coding sequence ATGTATAATAAGAAAAAACTCAGTCAAATTATTTTATCTGGATTAATGGCGGTAAGTTTTTCATCGATATCACTACCTATAGAAGCAGCTGATATGGGGCTACATGTTGACCAAGTAGGATATCTGCCAAATTATTCAAAAGTAGCAATGGTAACTGACTCTAATGATACTACTTTTGAAATAATTGATACAAAAGATAATAAAGTTGTATTTAAAGGAAATTTATCTGAACCTAAATATGATAAAATTTCTGAAGAAACTTTACGTAAAGCCGATTTTTCTTCTTTGAATGTACCAGGAACATATATTTTAAAAGTAGGTAATCGTGAATCATATGATTTTGTAATTGGTGATGATGTCTATGATGTACCTATGGTACAAAGTTGGCGTTCATATACTTTATCAAGAACTAATACTGCTATAAATGATGATAAAGTTTCTGGACTAAAATTAGAAGGTGGACATAAGCAAGATAAAGAAGCTCGTGTTTATTTCTCTGATAAATTAAATAATAAAGGTGATAAAATAGATGTTAGTGGTGGATGGTATGATGCAGGAGATTATGGTAAATATATAACAACAGGAGCATTAAGTAGTGCTGAATTATTGTTAGCATATGAAGCAAATCCCGACCATTTCACTAAAGGTCAATTGTTATTTCCAAAAGGCATAGAAAATAATACAAATATGCCAGATGTTTTATCAGAGGTAAAATTTGAACTTGACTGGATGGAAAAAATGCAACGTGAAGATGGCAGTACATTCCATAAAGTATCAGGTTTGACTTGGCCAGGATTTGATATTTCTCCAGATACAGATAAGCAAGATAGATATATTTTTAGTACAGCTACTTCTAGTTCAGCTATGTATGGTGCAAGTTTAGCAATAGCTTCACGTGTATATGAACAATATGATAAAGATTATGCTAAAAATTTAAAACAAAATGCTGAAGCTGTTTGGCAATATTTAGAAAAAAATCCTAAACCAATTTATCGTGTTGATGAAGGACAAGAAAATGGTTCAGGCCCATATAATAAAGATACAGATCTTGAAGAACGTTTATGGTTAGCTGCAGAAATGTTTAGAACAACAGGTGATGCTAAGTATGAATCTTATTTGAAGAAAGAGTCTAAACGTTTAACTGATAAACCAAGCTTTTTTACATGGGATGATACTTTAGCTTTAGCACAATTTGCATATGCTAAATCTAATAATGCAGATAAGCAACTTCAAAATAAAGTTATTAATGCTTTAATTAGTTATGCAGACGATATTTGTACAAGTATAAAAACAGATGGTTTTAATTGTTCTTTAAAAGAAAATGAATATACATGGGCTTCAACTAAAAATGCTTTGACTAAAGGTGATATTTTATTAATGGCATATCAAATTAAGCCAAAACAAGAATATTTAGAAGGAGCACTAGCACAAATTCATTATCTTTTTGGAAGAAATTCACTTGATAAGAGTTTTATGACTGGTGTAGGAGATAATCCACCATTACATCCACATAATCGTATCCATGAAAGCACAGGAGCTTATGTTTCAGGTCTTGTTGTCGGTGGACCAAATCATGTTATAGGTGGAGATCCAGACCAAACAGAATACTTGAACAGTGGAAATATTCCTATAGCAAAATCTTATCTTGATGTGGTAAGTTCTTGGTCTACAAATGAATATGCTATAGATTATATTTCATCTGCTGTTTATGCTTTATCTTGGTTTGCAGAACCAGACTCAGTTAAAGTTGAAGATTTAAAATATAATAAGTAA
- a CDS encoding helix-turn-helix domain-containing protein — protein sequence MGKIFKNDVSVLFNNNPISEDFHLYECGYEECKPTKPYEFVPIDYWVIHYCIAGEGIFQIEDKQNHIKAGDIFMIPPYTKNKYYPLPENPWSYHWIGLRGKQIHKLLSMCGLSPETYIIHNELDTHLKNLFEKIYQEFQRERYFKSISTTFLLFDYLGNHLRLKQKAELSTTEVYFNAILNYIHKNYADNISISDIATANNIDRTYVFKLFQKYLKISPSQYLQQYRLSKACTLLRKTSLSITDISYTVGFQHAPYFTKLFTQYIGETPSEYRKEYMRFGEDSFS from the coding sequence ATGGGAAAAATCTTTAAAAATGATGTAAGTGTTTTATTCAACAACAATCCTATAAGCGAAGATTTCCACCTCTATGAATGTGGTTATGAAGAATGTAAGCCAACTAAACCTTATGAATTTGTTCCTATTGATTATTGGGTAATTCATTATTGCATTGCTGGTGAAGGTATTTTTCAAATCGAAGATAAACAAAACCATATCAAAGCTGGCGATATTTTTATGATACCGCCTTATACAAAAAATAAATATTATCCTTTACCTGAAAACCCTTGGAGTTATCATTGGATCGGTTTACGCGGAAAACAAATTCACAAACTTTTAAGCATGTGCGGATTAAGCCCAGAAACGTATATTATTCATAATGAACTAGATACACATCTTAAAAATCTTTTTGAAAAAATTTATCAAGAATTTCAACGAGAACGTTATTTTAAAAGTATTTCTACAACTTTTTTATTATTTGATTATCTTGGTAATCATTTACGCTTAAAACAAAAAGCAGAACTTTCAACTACAGAAGTTTATTTCAATGCTATTTTAAATTACATTCACAAAAATTATGCTGACAATATCAGTATTTCTGATATTGCTACCGCCAATAATATCGACAGAACATATGTCTTTAAATTATTTCAAAAATATTTAAAAATAAGTCCTAGTCAATATTTACAACAATATCGTCTAAGTAAAGCATGTACATTATTGAGAAAAACTTCTTTGAGTATAACAGATATTAGCTATACTGTAGGTTTTCAACATGCTCCTTATTTCACTAAATTATTTACACAATACATTGGAGAGACGCCTTCTGAGTATCGCAAAGAATATATGCGTTTTGGTGAAGATTCTTTTTCTTAA
- a CDS encoding amino acid permease, which yields MDNQRARLGQIALMMMTFSAVYTFPSIINNSIQIGLATIPAYIFGSVFYFLPFILMMSEFASANSDKESGIHSWLECVLGSKWAFLGAWCYFFVNLFFFGSLLPQTLIQGSYALFGTNVFVGDNSTLIIALVSIVLFWIATYVCIKGVSWISIVTNLAGSARLFMGIAFVILAFIVVFGLGEAPAQEFSMETITPRFDWTFFMTMAWVLQACGGGESIGVYIKDVKGGNKTFIKVMVLSTIFVGLMYVLGSIAVGLVVPTAALQNNFANGIFDVFKILGTHFGIPGDIMVRLVGVILFLGSLGSLALWTAAPVKVFFSEIPEGIFGKWIVKTNHEGNPTNALIVQGIVVSVLLIIPALGIGNMDSFLQMLINMTAATSLLPVLLLLIGYIVLRWKKDDMDRSFKFGSRNFGIFAGVFLLLVFIFVFFMSTVPDPTLIMQYLDGTLPQDAANPILTLVYNVLGVVVFMGIAWVCWNRYEKKLNQK from the coding sequence ATGGATAATCAAAGAGCGAGATTAGGTCAAATAGCTTTAATGATGATGACTTTTTCGGCAGTATATACTTTTCCAAGTATTATTAATAATAGCATACAAATTGGATTAGCTACTATTCCAGCTTATATATTTGGTTCTGTTTTCTATTTCTTACCATTTATTTTGATGATGAGTGAATTTGCATCAGCAAACTCTGATAAAGAATCTGGTATTCATAGTTGGTTAGAATGCGTTTTAGGTTCTAAATGGGCATTTTTAGGTGCATGGTGTTATTTCTTTGTAAATTTATTCTTCTTCGGTTCTTTATTGCCACAGACATTAATTCAAGGTTCTTATGCACTTTTTGGTACGAATGTTTTTGTGGGCGATAATTCTACATTGATTATTGCATTAGTTTCAATAGTGTTATTCTGGATTGCAACATATGTTTGTATCAAAGGTGTAAGTTGGATTTCTATTGTTACAAACTTAGCAGGTAGTGCCAGATTATTCATGGGTATAGCGTTTGTTATCTTAGCATTTATCGTAGTATTTGGTTTAGGTGAAGCTCCTGCACAAGAATTTTCTATGGAAACAATCACTCCAAGATTTGATTGGACTTTCTTTATGACTATGGCTTGGGTTTTACAAGCTTGTGGTGGTGGTGAAAGTATTGGTGTTTACATAAAAGATGTAAAGGGCGGTAATAAAACTTTTATAAAGGTAATGGTATTATCCACTATCTTTGTTGGTTTGATGTATGTATTAGGTTCCATTGCCGTAGGTTTAGTAGTTCCTACAGCTGCATTACAAAATAACTTTGCTAATGGTATTTTTGATGTATTTAAAATTTTAGGTACACATTTTGGTATTCCAGGCGATATCATGGTTCGCTTAGTAGGTGTAATTTTATTCTTAGGAAGCTTAGGTTCTTTAGCTCTTTGGACAGCAGCTCCAGTAAAAGTATTCTTCTCTGAAATTCCAGAAGGTATTTTTGGTAAATGGATTGTAAAAACTAATCATGAAGGTAACCCAACAAATGCTTTAATTGTACAAGGTATCGTAGTTAGCGTATTGCTTATTATTCCAGCCTTAGGTATCGGAAATATGGATAGCTTCTTACAGATGCTCATCAATATGACAGCAGCAACATCTTTATTACCAGTATTATTATTATTGATTGGTTATATCGTTTTACGTTGGAAAAAAGACGATATGGATAGAAGCTTTAAATTTGGTAGTAGAAATTTTGGTATCTTTGCAGGTGTATTCTTATTACTTGTATTCATCTTCGTATTCTTCATGTCTACAGTTCCAGACCCAACATTAATTATGCAATATTTAGATGGTACATTACCTCAAGATGCAGCAAATCCTATTTTAACACTTGTTTATAATGTATTAGGTGTAGTAGTATTTATGGGTATTGCTTGGGTTTGTTGGAACCGTTATGAAAAGAAATTAAATCAAAAATAA